Proteins found in one Streptomyces sp. NBC_00461 genomic segment:
- a CDS encoding GntR family transcriptional regulator: MESIRPVQRTLLRDRAYEAIRDAIVAGELEPGAVVRDGDLAERLGLSRAPVREAFSRLVDEGLLESKPQSYTRVTPVVAADVRDAAAVVGAMHELATRVAVPRMFAADVQAMRAANERFAAAVGAGDVDGALRADDALHDVLVRVAGNHAAAATIARYTPLIRRLECRRFGESTCRSAGLHEQLIDACSAGHADDAVRITAEIWRTLADLDDGD, translated from the coding sequence ATGGAGTCGATACGACCCGTCCAGCGCACCCTCCTGAGGGACCGTGCCTACGAAGCGATCCGGGACGCCATCGTGGCCGGCGAGCTGGAACCCGGCGCGGTCGTGCGCGACGGTGATCTCGCCGAGCGGCTCGGGCTGTCCCGGGCGCCGGTGCGGGAGGCCTTCTCGCGGCTGGTGGACGAGGGTCTGCTGGAGAGCAAGCCGCAGAGCTACACGCGGGTCACCCCTGTCGTCGCCGCCGACGTACGGGACGCCGCCGCCGTGGTCGGTGCCATGCACGAGCTGGCCACACGGGTCGCCGTGCCCAGGATGTTCGCCGCGGACGTCCAGGCGATGCGCGCGGCCAACGAACGGTTCGCCGCCGCCGTCGGCGCGGGTGACGTCGACGGGGCCCTGCGCGCCGACGACGCCCTGCACGACGTCCTCGTCCGCGTCGCCGGGAATCACGCGGCCGCCGCCACCATCGCCCGCTACACCCCCCTCATCCGCCGCCTGGAGTGCCGCCGTTTCGGGGAGAGCACCTGCCGTTCGGCAGGACTCCATGAGCAGTTGATCGACGCCTGCTCGGCCGGGCACGCGGACGACGCGGTCCGCATCACCGCGGAGATCTGGCGCACCCTCGCCGACCTCGACGACGGCGACTGA
- a CDS encoding alkaline phosphatase PhoX encodes MSLTRRDFARKSAVTGAGVVLAGSVGALATAPNALASTETEDVEGAAETSGHGHGHGGVGYGPLVPDPDGILALPAGFKYRIVTYSGRTKLESGEFTPSNHDGTATFDGPRGATLLVNNHELAGPRSKWPHPVPLTEGLVYDPAASGGCTVVEVRRDHVAEWVGIAGTATNCAGGSTPWDTWLTCEETEDKAGQNGMTKDHGYVFEVDPADRRANRDPKPIKALGRYAHEAVVIDPNRGHAYLTEDAAGPNGLLYRWTPPEHFHHGRGKLRTLADNAGVLQASKCFDSGGKFVDDLSRATKIGTVYGVDWVDVPDRDARTTSVRKQFADGQVTRARKLEGMWWGDGGTYIVSSFARAESPVQHDGQVWFYDPKRRTLTLKVLLGVNPDPADSSAGGAFDGPDNITVSPYGGLVIAEDGEGVQHLFGATDSGRTYPIARNELNIGTEEAPEYSEFTGVTFSPDGRTLFANIQTPGIMLAITGPWKRQKRG; translated from the coding sequence ATGTCGCTCACTCGCAGGGACTTCGCCAGAAAATCCGCGGTCACCGGTGCCGGTGTCGTGCTGGCGGGCAGCGTCGGCGCCCTGGCCACCGCCCCGAACGCCCTTGCGTCCACGGAGACCGAAGACGTCGAGGGCGCAGCCGAGACGTCGGGGCACGGACACGGACACGGCGGCGTCGGGTACGGACCGCTCGTCCCCGACCCCGACGGCATCCTCGCCCTCCCCGCCGGCTTCAAGTACCGCATCGTCACCTACAGCGGCAGGACCAAGCTGGAGTCGGGCGAGTTCACCCCCTCCAACCACGACGGCACCGCCACCTTCGACGGCCCGCGCGGCGCGACCCTCCTGGTCAACAACCACGAGCTGGCCGGCCCGCGCTCCAAGTGGCCCCACCCGGTGCCGCTCACCGAGGGCCTCGTCTATGACCCGGCCGCCTCCGGCGGCTGCACGGTCGTCGAGGTGCGCCGTGACCACGTCGCCGAGTGGGTCGGCATCGCCGGCACCGCCACCAACTGCGCGGGCGGCAGCACCCCTTGGGACACCTGGCTCACCTGCGAGGAGACCGAGGACAAGGCCGGCCAGAACGGCATGACCAAGGACCACGGTTACGTCTTCGAGGTCGACCCCGCCGACCGCCGGGCCAACCGCGACCCCAAGCCCATCAAGGCGCTCGGCCGTTACGCCCACGAGGCCGTCGTCATCGACCCCAACCGCGGCCACGCCTACCTCACCGAGGACGCCGCCGGCCCCAACGGCCTGCTGTACCGCTGGACCCCGCCGGAGCACTTCCACCACGGCCGCGGCAAGCTGCGCACCCTCGCCGACAACGCGGGTGTCCTCCAGGCCTCCAAGTGCTTCGACTCCGGCGGCAAGTTCGTCGACGACCTCTCCCGCGCGACGAAGATCGGCACGGTCTACGGCGTCGACTGGGTCGACGTCCCCGACCGTGACGCCAGGACCACCTCCGTCCGCAAGCAGTTCGCCGACGGCCAGGTCACCCGCGCCCGCAAGCTCGAAGGCATGTGGTGGGGCGACGGCGGCACCTACATCGTCTCCTCCTTCGCCCGCGCCGAGAGCCCCGTCCAGCACGACGGCCAGGTCTGGTTCTACGACCCCAAGCGCCGCACCCTGACGCTGAAGGTCCTGCTCGGCGTGAACCCCGACCCCGCCGACTCTTCGGCGGGTGGCGCCTTCGACGGCCCCGACAACATCACCGTCTCCCCGTACGGCGGCCTGGTCATCGCCGAGGACGGCGAGGGCGTCCAGCACCTGTTCGGCGCGACCGACAGCGGCCGCACGTACCCCATCGCCCGCAACGAGCTGAACATCGGCACGGAAGAGGCCCCCGAGTACAGCGAGTTCACCGGCGTCACGTTCTCCCCCGACGGCAGGACGCTGTTCGCCAACATCCAGACGCCGGGCATCATGCTGGCGATCACCGGCCCCTGGAAGCGCCAGAAGCGCGGCTGA
- a CDS encoding endonuclease/exonuclease/phosphatase family protein: MPSKSSARLAALTVAAVCTAASAVALTSPAHADSVRIHDIQGSTRTSPYAGQKVTDVAGIVTGVRTYGSSKGFWIQDPNPDDNPATSEGVFVFTSSAPKVAVGDSVTVTGTVSEFVPGGTSSGNQSLTEITKPTVTVVSSGNAVPAATVIDAKSVPSRYTPAGDTAANNSVNGLTLQPKKYALDFYESLEGMNVQVRNTRVVTATDPYTELWVTVKSHENPTRRGGTLYGSYDSQNTGRLQIQSLGATAAFPVANVGDTLTGTTTGPMDYNQFGGYTLVANEIGTLKSGGLTRETTKKQSRGELAVATYNVENLDPSDKTFDAHAAAIVNNLQSPDIVSLEEIQDNNGATDDGTVAADVTVNKLIDAIVAAGGPKYDWRSINPVNDQDGGEPGGNIRQVFLFNPERVSFTDRAGGDSTTAVGVTKVQGKAQLTASPGRVAPADDAWKSSRKPLAAEFVFHGKTVFVIANHLNSKGGDQGLTSQYQPVVRSSEIQRHAQATLVNAFVKNILDVQKNADVIALGDMNDFEFSGTAQILEGDGALWSAIKSLPRSERYTYDYQGNQQVLDQILISPAIRRGCDFAYDSVHVNSEFNDQISDHDPQVLRFKP, from the coding sequence TTGCCGAGCAAGTCTTCCGCGCGTCTCGCCGCGCTCACCGTCGCCGCCGTATGTACCGCGGCGTCCGCCGTCGCCCTGACCTCTCCCGCGCACGCGGACTCCGTGCGCATCCATGACATCCAGGGCAGCACGCGCACTTCTCCGTACGCCGGCCAGAAGGTCACCGACGTGGCCGGAATCGTCACCGGCGTGCGCACCTACGGTTCCTCCAAAGGCTTCTGGATCCAGGACCCGAACCCGGACGACAATCCGGCGACCAGTGAGGGCGTCTTCGTCTTCACCAGCTCCGCCCCGAAGGTCGCCGTCGGTGACTCCGTCACGGTCACCGGCACGGTCTCGGAGTTCGTCCCCGGCGGCACCTCGTCCGGCAACCAGTCGCTGACCGAGATCACCAAGCCGACGGTCACCGTCGTCTCCAGCGGCAACGCGGTCCCGGCCGCCACGGTGATCGACGCGAAGTCGGTGCCGAGCCGGTACACCCCGGCCGGCGACACGGCCGCGAACAACTCGGTCAACGGCCTGACGCTGCAGCCGAAGAAGTACGCCCTGGACTTCTACGAGTCCCTGGAGGGCATGAACGTCCAGGTCAGGAACACCCGTGTGGTCACCGCGACCGACCCGTACACCGAGCTGTGGGTCACGGTGAAGTCGCACGAGAACCCCACCCGCCGCGGCGGCACGCTGTACGGCTCGTACGACTCGCAGAACACCGGCCGGCTGCAGATCCAGTCGCTGGGTGCCACGGCGGCCTTCCCGGTGGCGAACGTCGGCGACACGCTGACCGGCACCACGACCGGCCCGATGGACTACAACCAGTTCGGCGGCTACACCCTCGTCGCGAACGAGATCGGCACGCTCAAGAGCGGCGGCCTGACGCGCGAGACCACGAAGAAGCAGTCGCGGGGCGAGCTGGCGGTCGCGACGTACAACGTCGAGAACCTCGACCCGTCCGACAAGACCTTCGACGCGCACGCCGCCGCGATCGTGAACAACCTGCAGTCGCCCGACATCGTGTCCCTGGAGGAGATCCAGGACAACAACGGCGCCACGGACGACGGCACGGTCGCCGCCGACGTGACGGTGAACAAGCTGATCGACGCGATCGTGGCGGCGGGCGGCCCGAAGTACGACTGGCGCTCGATCAACCCGGTCAACGACCAGGACGGCGGAGAGCCCGGCGGCAACATCCGCCAGGTCTTCCTCTTCAACCCCGAGCGCGTCTCCTTCACGGACCGCGCGGGCGGCGACTCCACCACCGCGGTCGGCGTCACCAAGGTGCAGGGCAAGGCCCAGCTGACGGCCTCCCCCGGCCGCGTCGCCCCGGCGGACGACGCCTGGAAGTCCAGCCGCAAGCCGCTGGCCGCCGAGTTCGTCTTCCACGGCAAGACCGTCTTCGTGATCGCCAACCACCTCAACTCCAAGGGTGGCGACCAGGGGCTGACCTCGCAGTACCAGCCGGTGGTGCGCAGCTCGGAGATCCAGCGCCACGCGCAGGCGACGCTGGTCAACGCGTTCGTCAAGAACATCCTGGACGTCCAGAAGAACGCGGACGTCATCGCGCTGGGCGACATGAACGACTTCGAGTTCTCCGGCACCGCCCAGATCCTGGAGGGTGACGGCGCGCTCTGGTCGGCGATCAAGTCGCTGCCGAGGAGCGAGCGTTACACCTACGACTACCAGGGCAACCAGCAGGTCCTGGACCAGATCCTGATCAGCCCGGCGATCCGGCGCGGCTGTGACTTCGCGTACGACAGCGTGCACGTCAACTCGGAGTTCAACGACCAGATCAGCGACCACGACCCGCAGGTGCTGCGCTTCAAGCCTTGA
- a CDS encoding SRPBCC family protein has protein sequence MSKEFEIAREFEVDATPEEVWEAVTTGTGGYLWPMEPPEPRVGGKGPFGSKVTAWDPPHRYTNRVEDVEGISAQTLNQLDYTVEPRDDGRRAWVRYVHSGIFVDDWDNQYDGAARHTDFYLHTLREYLVHFAPRPAAFATFDGPEASKAAEALAVVGRALGVGEDVTAGTRVTVHGPDEFEAVVDFRNPYFIGLRTDRGLTRVFGRNHWGHPVGISLHDFTPGGGIKECEAAWQDWLNGVFNQP, from the coding sequence ATGTCCAAAGAGTTCGAGATCGCCCGGGAGTTCGAGGTCGACGCCACCCCCGAGGAGGTGTGGGAGGCGGTCACCACAGGCACCGGAGGTTATCTGTGGCCGATGGAGCCGCCGGAGCCCCGGGTCGGCGGCAAGGGGCCCTTCGGGTCCAAGGTCACCGCCTGGGACCCGCCGCACCGCTACACCAACCGCGTCGAGGACGTCGAGGGCATCTCCGCGCAGACCCTCAACCAACTCGACTACACGGTGGAACCCCGCGACGACGGACGCCGGGCCTGGGTGCGGTACGTGCACAGCGGCATCTTCGTCGACGACTGGGACAACCAGTACGACGGTGCCGCCAGGCACACCGACTTCTATCTGCACACCCTGCGCGAGTACCTGGTCCACTTCGCGCCCCGGCCGGCCGCCTTCGCCACGTTCGACGGGCCCGAGGCGTCGAAGGCCGCGGAAGCGCTCGCCGTCGTCGGGCGTGCGCTCGGAGTCGGCGAGGACGTGACCGCGGGCACGCGAGTGACGGTCCACGGGCCCGACGAGTTCGAAGCCGTGGTCGACTTCCGCAACCCGTACTTCATCGGACTGCGGACGGACCGGGGCCTCACCCGCGTCTTCGGGCGCAACCACTGGGGCCACCCGGTCGGCATCTCCCTGCACGACTTCACGCCGGGCGGCGGCATCAAGGAGTGCGAAGCCGCCTGGCAGGACTGGCTGAACGGCGTGTTCAACCAGCCCTGA
- a CDS encoding ArsR/SmtB family transcription factor: protein MLDVTVIEDPEAAAVSLDPIRARLLAELAAGPASAAMLAGRVDLPRQKVNYHLKALERHGLVELAGERRKGNVTERLMRATAASYVISPLALAAVQPDPDRFRDQLSARWLLALGARLVRDVGSLITGAAKARKRLATYALDGEVRFASAAERAAFIEELTAGVTGLIRKYDAPDTEGGRDHRIVVAVHPTLKQTELE from the coding sequence ATGTTGGACGTCACCGTGATCGAGGACCCCGAGGCCGCCGCCGTCTCCCTGGATCCGATAAGGGCGAGGCTGCTCGCCGAGCTGGCGGCCGGACCGGCGTCGGCGGCGATGCTGGCCGGCCGGGTCGACCTGCCGCGGCAGAAGGTGAACTACCACCTCAAGGCGCTGGAGCGGCACGGCCTGGTCGAGCTGGCCGGGGAGCGCCGCAAGGGCAACGTCACCGAGCGGCTGATGCGCGCCACCGCGGCGTCGTACGTCATCTCGCCGCTCGCGCTCGCGGCCGTGCAGCCGGACCCGGACCGCTTCCGCGACCAGCTGTCCGCGCGCTGGCTGCTCGCGCTCGGCGCCCGTCTGGTGCGGGACGTGGGCTCACTGATCACAGGCGCGGCGAAGGCCCGCAAGCGGCTGGCGACGTACGCGCTGGACGGCGAGGTGCGCTTCGCCTCGGCCGCCGAACGGGCAGCGTTCATCGAGGAGTTGACGGCCGGAGTCACCGGCCTGATCCGCAAGTACGACGCCCCGGACACCGAGGGGGGCCGCGACCACCGGATCGTCGTGGCCGTCCATCCCACGCTCAAGCAGACCGAGTTGGAGTAG